A stretch of the Uranotaenia lowii strain MFRU-FL chromosome 3, ASM2978415v1, whole genome shotgun sequence genome encodes the following:
- the LOC129754176 gene encoding histone H2A: protein MSGRGKGGKVKGKAKSRSSRAGLQFPVGRIHRLLRKGNYAERVGAGAPVYLAAVMEYLAAEVLELAGNAARDNKKTRIIPRHLQLAIRNDEELNKLLSGVTIAQGGVLPNIQAVLLPKKTEKKA from the coding sequence ATGTCTGGCCGCGGCAAAGGAGGAAAAGTCAAGGGAAAGGCAAAGTCCCGATCATCTCGTGCCGGACTTCAGTTCCCAGTTGGTCGTATCCATCGCCTGCTCCGCAAGGGCAACTACGCAGAACGTGTCGGAGCTGGAGCTCCCGTCTATCTGGCCGCTGTCATGGAATATCTGGCAGCTGAAGTGCTGGAATTGGCAGGAAACGCCGCCCGTGACAACAAGAAGACCCGTATCATCCCGCGTCATCTTCAGCTGGCCATCCGCAATGACGAGGAGTTGAACAAACTGCTCTCGGGCGTCACCATCGCTCAGGGAGGTGTTTTGCCCAACATCCAAGCCGTTCTGCTGCCCAAGAAGACCGAAAAAAAGGCTTAA
- the LOC129754182 gene encoding histone H2B, translating into MAPKTSGKAAKKSGKAQKNIAKGDKKKRKVRRKESYAIYIFKVLKQVHPDTGISSKAMSIMNSFVNDIFERIAAESSRLAHYNKRSTITSREIQTAVRLLLPGELAKHAVSEGTKAVTKYTSSK; encoded by the coding sequence ATGGCACCGAAAACCAGCGGAAAGGCCGCCAAGAAGTCCGGCAAGGCCCAGAAGAACATCGCCAAGGGAGACAAGAAGAAGAGGAAGGTCCGCAGGAAGGAATCCTATGCTATCTACATCTTCAAAGTGTTGAAGCAAGTCCACCCTGATACCGGAATCTCGTCCAAGGCCATGAGCATCATGAACAGCTTCGTCAACGATATCTTCGAACGTATCGCTGCTGAATCCTCTCGGCTGGCTCACTACAACAAGCGCTCGACCATCACATCCCGCGAAATCCAGACTGCCGTCCGTCTGCTGCTTCCGGGAGAGTTGGCCAAGCACGCCGTCTCTGAAGGAACCAAGGCCGTCACCAAATACACCAGCTCCAAGTAA
- the LOC129754181 gene encoding histone H2B yields MAPKTSGKAAKKSGKAQKNIAKGDKKKRKVRRKESYAIYIFKVLKQVHPDTGISSKAMSIMNSFVNDIFERIAAESSRLAHYNKRSTITSREIQTAVRLLLPGELAKHAVSEGTKAVTKYTSSK; encoded by the coding sequence ATGGCACCGAAAACCAGCGGAAAGGCCGCCAAGAAGTCCGGCAAGGCCCAGAAGAACATCGCCAAGGGAGACAAGAAGAAGAGGAAGGTCCGCAGGAAGGAATCCTATGCTATCTACATCTTCAAAGTGTTGAAGCAAGTCCACCCTGATACCGGAATCTCGTCCAAGGCCATGAGCATCATGAACAGCTTCGTCAACGATATCTTCGAACGTATCGCTGCTGAATCCTCTCGGCTGGCTCACTACAACAAGCGCTCGACCATCACATCCCGCGAAATCCAGACTGCCGTCCGTCTGCTGCTTCCGGGAGAGTTGGCCAAGCACGCCGTCTCTGAAGGAACCAAGGCTGTCACCAAGTACACTAGCTCCAAGTAA
- the LOC129754162 gene encoding histone H2A-like isoform X1: MSGRGKGGKVKGKAKSRSSRAGLQFPVGRIHRLLRKGNYAERVGAGAPVYLAAVMEYLAAEVLELAGNAARDNKKTRIIPRHLQLAIRNDEELNKLLSGVTIAQGGVLPNIQAVLLPKKNNSTMAPKTSGKAAKKSGKAQKNIAKGDKKKRKVRRKESYAIYIFKVLKQVHPDTGISSKAMSIMNSFVNDIFERIAAESSRLAHYNKRSTITSREIQTAVRLLLPGELAKHAVSEGTKAVTKYTSSK, translated from the exons ATGTCCGGCCGCGGCAAAGGAGGAAAAGTCAAGGGAAAGGCAAAGTCCCGATCATCTCGTGCCGGACTTCAGTTCCCAGTTGGTCGTATCCATCGTCTGCTCCGCAAGGGCAACTACGCAGAACGTGTCGGAGCTGGAGCTCCCGTCTATCTGGCCGCTGTCATGGAATATCTGGCAGCTGAAGTGCTGGAATTGGCAGGAAACGCCGCTCGTGATAACAAGAAGACCCGTATCATCCCGCGTCATCTTCAGCTGGCCATCCGCAATGACGAGGAGTTGAACAAACTTCTCTCGGGCGTCACCATCGCTCAGGGAGGTGTTTTGCCCAACATCCAAGCCGTTCTGCTGCCCAAGAAGA ACAACTCGACAATGGCACCGAAAACCAGCGGAAAGGCCGCCAAGAAGTCCGGCAAGGCCCAGAAGAACATCGCCAAGGGAGACAAGAAGAAGAGGAAGGTCCGCAGGAAGGAATCCTATGCTATCTACATCTTCAAAGTGTTGAAGCAAGTCCACCCTGATACCGGAATCTCGTCCAAGGCCATGAGCATCATGAACAGCTTCGTCAACGATATCTTCGAACGTATCGCTGCTGAATCCTCTCGGCTGGCTCACTACAACAAGCGCTCGACCATCACATCCCGCGAAATCCAGACTGCCGTCCGTCTGCTGCTTCCGGGAGAGTTGGCCAAGCACGCCGTCTCTGAAGGAACCAAGGCCGTCACCAAGTACACCAGCTCCAAGTAA
- the LOC129754162 gene encoding histone H2A-like isoform X2: MSGRGKGGKVKGKAKSRSSRAGLQFPVGRIHRLLRKGNYAERVGAGAPVYLAAVMEYLAAEVLELAGNAARDNKKTRIIPRHLQLAIRNDEELNKLLSGVTIAQGGVLPNIQAVLLPKKTTMAPKTSGKAAKKSGKAQKNIAKGDKKKRKVRRKESYAIYIFKVLKQVHPDTGISSKAMSIMNSFVNDIFERIAAESSRLAHYNKRSTITSREIQTAVRLLLPGELAKHAVSEGTKAVTKYTSSK, encoded by the exons ATGTCCGGCCGCGGCAAAGGAGGAAAAGTCAAGGGAAAGGCAAAGTCCCGATCATCTCGTGCCGGACTTCAGTTCCCAGTTGGTCGTATCCATCGTCTGCTCCGCAAGGGCAACTACGCAGAACGTGTCGGAGCTGGAGCTCCCGTCTATCTGGCCGCTGTCATGGAATATCTGGCAGCTGAAGTGCTGGAATTGGCAGGAAACGCCGCTCGTGATAACAAGAAGACCCGTATCATCCCGCGTCATCTTCAGCTGGCCATCCGCAATGACGAGGAGTTGAACAAACTTCTCTCGGGCGTCACCATCGCTCAGGGAGGTGTTTTGCCCAACATCCAAGCCGTTCTGCTGCCCAAGAAGA CGACAATGGCACCGAAAACCAGCGGAAAGGCCGCCAAGAAGTCCGGCAAGGCCCAGAAGAACATCGCCAAGGGAGACAAGAAGAAGAGGAAGGTCCGCAGGAAGGAATCCTATGCTATCTACATCTTCAAAGTGTTGAAGCAAGTCCACCCTGATACCGGAATCTCGTCCAAGGCCATGAGCATCATGAACAGCTTCGTCAACGATATCTTCGAACGTATCGCTGCTGAATCCTCTCGGCTGGCTCACTACAACAAGCGCTCGACCATCACATCCCGCGAAATCCAGACTGCCGTCCGTCTGCTGCTTCCGGGAGAGTTGGCCAAGCACGCCGTCTCTGAAGGAACCAAGGCCGTCACCAAGTACACCAGCTCCAAGTAA
- the LOC129754188 gene encoding histone H3, protein MARTKQTARKSTGGKAPRKQLATKAARKSAPATGGVKKPHRYRPGTVALREIRRYQKSTELLIRKLPFQRLVREIAQDFKTDLRFQSSAVMALQEASEAYLVGLFEDTNLCAIHAKRVTIMPKDIQLARRIRGERA, encoded by the coding sequence ATGGCTCGTACCAAGCAAACCGCTCGTAAGTCCACCGGAGGAAAAGCTCCTCGCAAACAGCTGGCCACTAAGGCTGCTCGTAAGAGTGCTCCAGCCACCGGAGGAGTCAAGAAGCCTCATCGTTATCGGCCAGGAACCGTTGCTCTGCGTGAGATCCGTCGTTACCAGAAATCCACCGAGCTGCTGATCCGCAAGTTGCCCTTCCAGCGTCTGGTTCGTGAAATCGCTCAGGATTTCAAGACTGATCTGCGTTTCCAGAGCTCGGCCGTCATGGCTCTGCAGGAAGCTAGCGAGGCCTATCTGGTTGGACTGTTCGAGGACACCAATCTGTGTGCCATCCATGCCAAGCGTGTCACGATCATGCCAAAGGACATCCAGCTGGCTCGTCGTATCCGAGGAGAACGTGCTTAA
- the LOC129754193 gene encoding histone H4: protein MTGRGKGGKGLGKGGAKRHRKVLRDNIQGITKPAIRRLARRGGVKRISGLIYEETRGVLKVFLENVIRDAVTYTEHAKRKTVTAMDVVYALKRQGRTLYGFGG from the coding sequence ATGACTGGCCGCGGCAAGGGAGGAAAAGGTCTAGGAAAGGGTGGCGCCAAGCGTCATCGCAAGGTTTTGCGTGATAACATCCAGGGAATCACCAAGCCCGCTATCCGTCGTCTGGCTCGTCGTGGAGGAGTCAAGCGTATCTCCGGTTTGATCTACGAGGAAACTCGTGGTGTTTTGAAGGTGTTCCTAGAAAACGTGATCCGTGACGCTGTTACCTATACTGAACACGCCAAACGGAAGACCGTCACTGCCATGGACGTCGTCTATGCCTTGAAACGCCAGGGACGCACTCTGTACGGTTTCGGAGGTTAA
- the LOC129754190 gene encoding histone H2A: MSGRGKGGKVKGKAKSRSSRAGLQFPVGRIHRLLRKGNYAERVGAGAPVYLAAVMEYLAAEVLELAGNAARDNKKTRIIPRHLQLAIRNDEELNKLLSGVTIAQGGVLPNIQAVLLPKKTEKKA; the protein is encoded by the coding sequence ATGTCTGGCCGCGGCAAAGGAGGAAAAGTCAAGGGAAAGGCAAAGTCCCGATCATCTCGTGCCGGACTTCAGTTCCCAGTTGGTCGTATCCATCGTCTGCTCCGCAAGGGCAACTACGCAGAACGTGTAGGTGCTGGAGCTCCCGTCTATCTGGCCGCTGTCATGGAATATCTGGCAGCTGAAGTGCTGGAATTGGCAGGAAACGCCGCTCGTGACAACAAGAAGACCCGTATCATCCCGCGTCATCTTCAGCTGGCCATCCGCAATGACGAGGAGTTGAACAAACTGCTCTCGGGCGTCACCATCGCTCAGGGAGGTGTTTTGCCCAACATCCAAGCCGTTCTGCTGCCCAAGAAGACCGAAAAGAAGGCTTAA